CGggcagccagttagctcagggtCCCGGGCCGCCCCTCCTGCCGGCTGGACATGATGACCAAAGAGGCCCAGGCCCAGCGGGATTTATAGGTGACAGTTCaccccagagagacagaacagagTCTGGTCTCTCCTGACCTGGCTCCCAGCTCAGTGGCCCTGCAAACCTGTGAGCTCCTCTGGTGCAGGGAGGGCCTTGCTGACCCTGCTCGTGTCCCCAGAGGTGGCCAGCAGGTTCTTGGTGTCCGAGGCCGACACGCACCTGCTGGTGTTCGGCATGGAGCAGCGGCTGCCGCCCAACAGCGAGCTGGTGCAGGCCGTGCTGCGGCTCTTCCAGGAGCCGGTCCCCAAGGCCGCGCTCCGCAGGCACGAGGGGCTGTCCCCGCGCAGCGCCCAGGCCCGAGTCACCATCGAGTGGCTGCGCGTCCGCGACGACGGCTCCAACCGCACCTCCCTCATCGACTccaggtgggggggtggggcgtggtggggtagggggaggggcgggggaggggagcgggggaggggcTCCTCCAGTCCCTGTCCCCACCGCTCCCGCTCCCTCACCCGGGGCTCTGTCGCAGGCTGGTGTCCCTGCACGACAGCGGCTGGAAGGCCTTCGACGTGACCGAGGCCGTGAACTTCTGGCAGCAGCTGAGCCGGCCCCGGCAGCCGCTGCTGCTGCAGGTGTCGGTGCAGCGGGAGCAGCTGGGCCCGCGGGCCTCGGGCGCCCACAGGCTGGTCCGCTTCGCCGCGCAGGGGGCGCCGGGCGCCGGGCACGGGGAGCCGCAGCTGGAGCTGCACACTCTGGACCTCACCCACTACGGGTAGGCGCCAGGCTAGGCAGGCCAGGACACGAGTAGACTGGGTGGTCCAGTCCCATGCCCTTGGGACCCGACTGGGGGGATGGGCGGGTGCAGATTGCCCCAGGATGCTGTGGTTCCCCGCTACGTTTGATTCCCCATTTCTAATGGCAGAGATTTTATTATTCAAacattttactgaaaaatatCTTCTGATTTTATGTTGTCATTGAATCATACACATTATTGTCATCACCTATTTTCACTTTATCCATCTCCATGATTAAGTCTTTGGAAAATATTAGCTTCAGCCATCACTGTGGCTGAACAGCTTTCCTCCTGCTTTGACCAGTTCCCTTTTCACGAGGCAAATTAACTATTTGGAGCAGACAGTGCTTATGCACAGGCCTTTGGAATCAGTCTGGTTCCATCTAGCTGTGCCTTCTACTGGCTGCAAGTCCTCTGGCCTGTCACTGAACACcttcatgtctttgtgtcctgAAGTGTAGTAGGGATGATGTTGGAACCTCCCTCTAGGTTCATCTGAGGATGAAATGCAGATGTCACCTGAGATAATGTAAAGTACCTAGCTCAGCGTCTGGTATATTAGGAGACCATAAATAAACAGTAGCTGATTTGTTATTTACATTTTGGGTATGTTTGTTCACTCATCCTCTAACACAACTATCCAGCTCTTGGAACATAACGACAGATGGATCATAAATCTCCCTCCCAAATGCTCCTGACCTTCCCCTCCCAGCTGACCTCTGACCTTGCCTGTCCTTGCCTCCACAGAGCTCAGGGCAATTGTGACCCTGAGGCACCAGTGACCGAGGGCACCCGCTGCTGTCGCCAGGAGACGTACATCGACCTGCAGGGGCTGGAGTGGGCGCAGAACTGGGTCCTGGAGCCCCCGGGGTTCCTGGCCTATGAGTGTGTGGGCAGCTGCCTGCAGCCCTCGGAGCCGCTGACCTTCAAGTGGCCATTTCTGGGGCCACGGCAGTGCATCGCCTCAGAGATGGCCTCGCTGCCCGTGATCGTCAGCGTCAAGGAGGGAGGCAGGACCAGGGCCCGGGTGGTCAGTCTGCCCGACATGAGGGTGCAGAAGTGCAGCTGTGCCTCAGACGGGGCGCTCGTGCCAAGGAGGCTCGAGCCGTAGGCGCCTGGTGTAGCCACCGAGGCCTCTGACCAGACACATGCATGGAAGCAGGtcttaaagtaattttctttaatgttacACTTAGCAAGTTATCCCGTCCCAGTTTAGTGCCCCTATGTTACTTTGCCCTGTGTCCTTGTTTATCACCCATCCTAAGCACTTACACAAGTAAATAATGCAGCTCAAGATGCTGAGCTTAGTACAAAATCCTGCTTACTTTTTAGAGACAGAGCTGAGCAATGGACAGATTGTCAGCTGGGAGTTTCTGTTCTCTGGCAAATTCTCAACTAAGTATGAACAAGACCCTATGATGAGAACTGGGGAAATAAAACTGATTTACTCTATTACATGGTgaattaaagcaaaacaaaaactccCTGTTGCCCTTAGACAGGGAGTATGTCTGAAAAAGTACCCCCATTCCCCAAAATACTGACCCATTCTGGACTGTTGTAAACATACCTAGGTCCCTGTTCCCCTGAGAGGTGCTAGGAGGGCATACAAAGACTTCGAGCTGGGGGCAGTGGACAGAGAATCAGGACACCTGGTTTCTGAGTCTGATAGGGCCACACCTGGGACCTTGAGCAAATGCAGAAGGCTTTGGGTCACTATTTCCTCTTAACAAGGAGGAGTTGGGTTTCAGCTTTAAGGCTTCACTGGCCTGGGGTAAGACAGCCCCTAGCCTTGCCCGCTCCTCTGGAGATTAAGCATTGTGTGTGCATATTTAGATTAGTTCCTCCACAGTTTTAGAGAATTTATCACCAGTAAGCACATGTATTTtgcatgcatttttaaatttagccaAAACAACTGAATGTAGATaatctgaagaaataaaagtgatGTTTCACTCTGTGTCTGTATTTAATTTCTAGCACTCTTTacatagaagagagaagagcaaTAA
The window above is part of the Cynocephalus volans isolate mCynVol1 chromosome 18, mCynVol1.pri, whole genome shotgun sequence genome. Proteins encoded here:
- the LOC134366476 gene encoding left-right determination factor 2-like isoform X2, translating into MWPLWLCWALWALSLAGPGMALTERQVLGSLLQQLHLSQAPVLDKAEVGELAIPAHVRAQYVALLQRSHGDRSRGKRFSQNFREVASRFLVSEAALRRHEGLSPRSAQARVTIEWLRVRDDGSNRTSLIDSRLVSLHDSGWKAFDVTEAVNFWQQLSRPRQPLLLQVSVQREQLGPRASGAHRLVRFAAQGAPGAGHGEPQLELHTLDLTHYGAQGNCDPEAPVTEGTRCCRQETYIDLQGLEWAQNWVLEPPGFLAYECVGSCLQPSEPLTFKWPFLGPRQCIASEMASLPVIVSVKEGGRTRARVVSLPDMRVQKCSCASDGALVPRRLEP
- the LOC134366476 gene encoding left-right determination factor 2-like isoform X1 yields the protein MWPLWLCWALWALSLAGPGMALTERQVLGSLLQQLHLSQAPVLDKAEVGELAIPAHVRAQYVALLQRSHGDRSRGKRFSQNFREVASRFLVSEADTHLLVFGMEQRLPPNSELVQAVLRLFQEPVPKAALRRHEGLSPRSAQARVTIEWLRVRDDGSNRTSLIDSRLVSLHDSGWKAFDVTEAVNFWQQLSRPRQPLLLQVSVQREQLGPRASGAHRLVRFAAQGAPGAGHGEPQLELHTLDLTHYGAQGNCDPEAPVTEGTRCCRQETYIDLQGLEWAQNWVLEPPGFLAYECVGSCLQPSEPLTFKWPFLGPRQCIASEMASLPVIVSVKEGGRTRARVVSLPDMRVQKCSCASDGALVPRRLEP